A window of Cryptomeria japonica chromosome 3, Sugi_1.0, whole genome shotgun sequence contains these coding sequences:
- the LOC131064112 gene encoding aspartic proteinase nepenthesin-2-like: MECSKLLGVLAFICFLIPIMSSSSERQFTAWSKLRVNLTRRSEGESNSAERLRSAVDRSKRRMNTIEAFVEQQIAGPLDTETPIRVGSGEFLMSVAVGTPSVSFEAIVDTGSDLIWTQCMPCQSCYTQPTPIFDPSQSSSYSTVSCTDSLCDALGAFQTGCTSDCTFDYMYGDGSETSGDLAYESFSIGSGSGSMVQGIAFGCGHDNQGRGFSQGGGLVGLGRGPLSLISQLGSKVDNKFSYCLLPITDSSSQTSPLFFGEGSSLSGANTIPLIKNSVNPSFWYIPVTGITLNGNPVNIPAGTFDLQSDGSGGMIIDSGTTITYLNEVAYSPLREAIQSSIDVTPVEDSSGDLCYQKSDNMALPSLAFNFHGGANYNLPPENFFIPQYGDLLCLAMGASRGLSIFGNVQQQNFHILYDNAQNTLSFKPTKCDSL; the protein is encoded by the coding sequence atggaaTGTTCTAAGCTATTGGGCGTTCTAGCTTTCATCTGCTTTCTTATTCCCATTATGTCATCTTCCTCGGAGAGACAGTTTACTGCTTGGTCGAAATTGAGGGTGAATTTGACTCGCAGATCAGAGGGAGAGTCCAATTCTGCCGAGCGATTACGCAGCGCGGTGGATCGAAGTAAGAGACGAATGAATACGATAGAGGCGTTTGTAGAGCAGCAGATAGCTGGGCCGTTAGACACTGAAACGCCCATTCGCGTGGGAAGCGGAGAATTTCTGATGAGCGTTGCAGTGGGGACGCCCTCGGTAAGTTTTGAAGCGATTGTGGACACGGGGAGTGATCTGATTTGGACTCAGTGCATGCCTTGCCAGAGCTGCTACACTCAACCTACGCCAATCTTCGACCCCTCCCAATCGTCTTCGTATTCCACAGTTTCTTGCACTGACTCTCTTTGTGATGCTTTGGGGGCTTTCCAAACTGGATGCACTTCTGATTGTACGTTCGATTATATGTATGGCGATGGTTCTGAGACTAGCGGTGACCTGGCTTACGAGTCATTCTCCATTGGGAGCGGCAGCGGGAGCATGGTTCAAGGAATTGCTTTTGGATGCGGCCATGACAACCAAGGACGAGGATTCTCTCAGGGCGGCGGTCTTGTGGGACTGGGAAGAGGTCCTCTCTCACTCATCTCTCAGTTGGGCTCCAAGGTAGACAACAAATTCTCTTACTGTCTCTTGCCCATCACCGACTCTTCTTCACAAACAAGCCCTCTCTTTTTCGGTGAGGGCTCTTCCTTGAGCGGAGCCAACACGATCCCACTCATTAAGAACAGTGTGAATCCTTCTTTCTGGTATATTCCTGTCACAGGAATCACCCTCAATGGCAACCCCGTAAACATTCCTGCTGGAACTTTTGATCTGCAATCGGACGGTAGCGGAGGCATGATCATTGACTCGGGAACCACTATTACCTATCTAAATGAGGTTGCCTACTCTCCTCTCAGAGAAGCAATTCAGTCCTCCATTGATGTCACTCCTGTGGAGGATTCTTCGGGGGATCTGTGTTACCAGAAATCAGATAATATGGCCCTGCCTTCCCTCGCCTTCAACTTCCACGGCGGCGCGAATTACAACCTTCCACCAGAAAACTTTTTCATTCCTCAATATGGGGATCTCTTGTGCCTCGCCATGGGTGCCTCGAGGGGACTTTCCATCTTCGGAAACGTACAACAGCAGAACTTCCACATCCTTTACGACAATGCTCAGAACACACTCTCCTTTAAGCCCACTAAATGTGATTCTCTTTAA